Proteins encoded together in one Bombiscardovia nodaiensis window:
- a CDS encoding N-acetylmuramoyl-L-alanine amidase: MMFAADQAKAVRGAHITKQRVPKSQSPRTNGGSVINVSEFFRQESRSLQASAAVDDALAQKLNQVAPPSRRSRRMAAKAAARKNHLMTGSAMTALVGAVAGAVAVVTPKSPTRAPLADAAGSSQITPASYAGGHSGLSNGSQVSRSEVRSHLREQQTSNHGSWELDEYGLDVDQMFKSLADNPLVAQFMGQDQSLLPASFNPNHATGDSGNAYEFSQCTWWAYTRRHQLGLPVGSHMGNGAQWASSAKALGYWVDNTPRHVGDVMVFKPGQEGTDAQYGHVAIVEAINADGSVTTSESGVSLAGKTYSHTFKNVNDFQYIHY; encoded by the coding sequence ATGATGTTTGCTGCGGATCAGGCGAAAGCTGTCCGGGGCGCGCATATTACCAAACAGCGCGTGCCGAAGAGTCAAAGCCCTCGCACAAACGGCGGCTCGGTTATCAATGTCTCCGAATTCTTCCGGCAGGAGTCCCGCAGCCTGCAAGCCAGTGCTGCTGTGGACGATGCTCTAGCTCAAAAGCTTAACCAGGTGGCCCCGCCTTCCCGGCGCTCTCGGCGAATGGCAGCTAAGGCAGCTGCTCGCAAGAACCACCTTATGACTGGCTCGGCTATGACGGCGTTGGTAGGTGCTGTAGCAGGGGCGGTAGCAGTGGTGACTCCGAAGAGCCCAACTAGGGCGCCTTTGGCGGACGCTGCCGGTTCCTCGCAAATTACCCCTGCCTCATACGCGGGTGGTCACAGCGGTTTGAGCAACGGCTCGCAGGTTTCCCGCTCCGAGGTTCGTAGCCACCTGCGCGAGCAGCAGACCAGCAACCACGGTAGCTGGGAGCTCGATGAGTACGGCCTCGACGTTGACCAGATGTTTAAATCGCTAGCCGATAACCCTCTGGTGGCTCAGTTCATGGGCCAGGATCAGAGCCTGTTGCCGGCGAGTTTTAATCCCAACCATGCCACTGGAGACAGCGGAAACGCCTACGAATTCAGCCAGTGTACTTGGTGGGCGTATACGCGCCGTCATCAGCTTGGCCTGCCGGTCGGCTCTCACATGGGTAACGGTGCCCAGTGGGCTTCTTCGGCTAAGGCGCTGGGATATTGGGTGGACAACACGCCCCGCCATGTGGGAGATGTGATGGTCTTCAAGCCCGGTCAGGAGGGCACAGATGCGCAGTATGGCCATGTGGCAATTGTGGAGGCGATTAATGCCGACGGCTCGGTAACGACTTCCGAGTCTGGTGTCTCGCTGGCAGGCAAGACCTATTCGCATACTTTTAAGAACGTCAACGATTTTCAATATATCCACTACTGA